In the [Clostridium] colinum genome, one interval contains:
- a CDS encoding DegV family protein encodes MSNFIILSDSSCDLPETLKQEYNINIVPFYVSFDKENYLRENIDISINDFYEKVVSEKIIPKTSLPSMEDYCSHFKKYLDDGLDILCFTLCSELSGSYQSAVNAANIMLEDYPERKILVIDSKKATVAQGLLVIEASKMQKAGYSLQETYEKMEQLKHEGIIIFTIDSLEHLQKGGRIGKASALAGNLLNIKPILLLKDGVLEPHSKVRGRKKSLSEVLKIFDEYMDNNLDKYQIAIAHAHCEDEAIELEKSLNEKYNINLTYPIFDIGVTIGAHTGATAIGVGFIKKYDA; translated from the coding sequence ATGTCAAATTTCATTATTTTATCAGATAGTTCTTGTGATTTACCAGAAACTCTAAAACAAGAGTATAATATAAACATAGTACCTTTTTATGTATCTTTTGATAAAGAAAATTATTTAAGAGAAAATATAGATATAAGTATAAATGACTTTTATGAAAAAGTTGTTTCTGAAAAAATAATACCAAAAACTTCTCTTCCTTCTATGGAAGATTATTGTTCACATTTTAAAAAATATTTAGATGATGGCCTTGATATTTTATGTTTTACATTATGTTCAGAGCTTAGCGGGTCTTATCAAAGTGCTGTTAATGCTGCAAATATAATGTTAGAAGACTACCCAGAAAGAAAAATACTAGTAATAGACTCTAAAAAAGCTACTGTAGCACAAGGTTTATTAGTAATAGAAGCTTCAAAAATGCAAAAAGCTGGATATTCTTTACAAGAAACTTATGAAAAAATGGAACAATTAAAACACGAAGGAATAATAATATTTACCATAGATAGCTTAGAACATTTACAAAAAGGCGGTAGAATAGGCAAAGCTTCTGCCCTTGCTGGTAATCTTCTTAACATAAAGCCTATTTTATTATTAAAAGATGGTGTTTTAGAACCTCATTCTAAAGTACGTGGAAGAAAAAAATCTCTTTCAGAAGTGCTTAAAATTTTTGATGAATATATGGATAATAATTTAGATAAATATCAAATAGCAATAGCTCATGCTCATTGTGAAGATGAAGCTATAGAACTAGAAAAATCATTAAATGAAAAATATAATATTAATTTAACTTACCCTATATTTGATATTGGTGTTACTATAGGAGCTCATACTGGTGCTACTGCTATTGGTGTTGGATTTATAAAAAAATATGATGCATAA
- a CDS encoding HlyC/CorC family transporter: protein MDPASFQIIILIILIVLSSFFSMSETALTSISKIRLRTMVDENVKNAKLIQNVLKEPGKLLSAILIGNNLVNIGASSLATSLAIDKWGSKGVGIATGLLTIIILIFGEITPKTFATKNAEKISLLVIKIIKGCMVVFTPIIFVLNIITGALLRILGVKEEDKTPTITESELLTMVNVSHEEGVLEIDEREMINNVVYFANSDAQDVMVPRTDIIAINVEATYEELTTLFKEETCSRMPVYEESIDNIVGIISLKDLLFIDKSKEFSIKDYMREPFFTYESKCLKELFAEMRINRIAMAIILDEYGGTSGIVTLEDMLEEIVGDLADEYDEHDEEIKIIKEDEYIVEGATKIEDVNDMLGTDFKSEDFDSIGGFVIETLGKFPDKGDTIKSGNVKFIIEEIEKNRIEKLRILTDVKDMD, encoded by the coding sequence TTGGATCCTGCCAGTTTTCAAATTATAATCTTAATTATTTTAATAGTTTTATCATCATTTTTTTCTATGTCAGAAACAGCACTTACATCTATTAGTAAAATAAGACTTAGAACTATGGTTGATGAAAATGTAAAAAATGCTAAACTTATACAAAATGTTTTAAAAGAACCAGGTAAGCTTTTAAGTGCAATATTAATAGGAAACAATTTAGTTAATATTGGAGCTTCATCTCTTGCTACATCTCTTGCAATAGACAAATGGGGGAGTAAAGGTGTTGGGATAGCAACAGGGCTTCTTACTATTATAATTCTTATATTTGGGGAGATTACACCAAAAACTTTTGCAACAAAAAATGCTGAAAAAATTTCTCTTTTAGTTATAAAAATTATTAAAGGTTGTATGGTAGTGTTTACACCAATAATATTTGTGTTAAATATTATTACAGGTGCTTTATTAAGAATTTTAGGTGTTAAAGAGGAAGATAAAACACCAACTATTACAGAATCGGAGCTTTTAACAATGGTTAATGTTAGCCACGAAGAGGGAGTTTTGGAAATAGACGAAAGAGAAATGATTAATAATGTTGTTTATTTTGCAAATAGTGATGCTCAAGATGTAATGGTACCTAGAACAGATATTATAGCTATTAATGTAGAGGCTACATATGAAGAACTTACAACATTATTTAAAGAAGAAACTTGTTCAAGAATGCCAGTTTATGAAGAATCTATAGATAATATAGTAGGGATTATATCTTTAAAAGATTTGTTATTTATAGACAAGTCTAAAGAGTTTAGCATAAAAGATTATATGAGAGAACCATTTTTTACTTATGAATCTAAATGTTTAAAAGAACTTTTTGCCGAGATGCGTATAAATAGAATAGCAATGGCTATAATTTTAGACGAATATGGTGGAACCTCAGGCATAGTTACATTAGAAGATATGCTTGAAGAAATAGTAGGAGACCTTGCAGATGAATATGATGAACACGATGAAGAAATAAAGATTATAAAAGAAGATGAGTATATTGTTGAAGGGGCTACAAAAATAGAAGATGTAAATGATATGCTTGGTACAGATTTTAAATCTGAAGATTTTGATTCTATAGGAGGTTTTGTCATAGAAACTTTAGGTAAGTTTCCAGATAAAGGTGATACTATAAAAAGTGGTAATGTTAAATTTATCATTGAAGAAATAGAAAAAAATAGAATAGAAAAACTTAGGATACTAACAGACGTTAAAGATATGGACTAA
- a CDS encoding type I phosphomannose isomerase catalytic subunit: protein MFKLQPSFKDYLWGGTKLKTMYDKNCDLDKVAESWELSTHKDGLTIIGSGEYKGQTLLSYIETYRKKVLGNKCPLDKDIPILIKFIDAKDALSIQVHPDNDYALKNENDFGKTEMWYIIEAEPDAKLIYGFKNNISKEEFKKAIEENTLENLVNEVNVKAGDVFFITPGTMHAIGKGIVIAEIQQRSNVTYRIYDFGRIGADGKARELHIDKALDVTKLESVENPKKQYTLNEFDGYKKGNLSTCEYFNVDLLDIKTQVNLNCDETSFHCITILDGNCIISGKDSLNIKKGESIFIPASYGNYTIAGKCKAILSTL from the coding sequence ATGTTTAAATTACAACCAAGTTTTAAGGATTATCTTTGGGGTGGTACAAAGTTAAAAACAATGTATGACAAAAATTGTGATTTGGATAAAGTGGCAGAAAGCTGGGAGCTTTCTACACATAAAGATGGTCTTACAATAATTGGCAGTGGAGAATATAAAGGTCAAACTCTTCTTTCTTATATAGAAACATATAGAAAAAAAGTATTAGGTAATAAATGTCCTTTAGATAAAGATATACCTATTTTAATCAAATTTATTGATGCAAAAGATGCCTTGTCAATACAAGTACATCCTGATAATGATTATGCTTTAAAAAATGAAAATGACTTTGGTAAAACTGAAATGTGGTATATTATAGAAGCCGAGCCTGATGCTAAGCTAATTTATGGATTTAAAAATAATATTAGTAAAGAAGAATTTAAAAAGGCAATAGAAGAAAATACTTTAGAAAACTTAGTTAATGAAGTAAATGTAAAAGCTGGTGATGTTTTTTTCATTACTCCAGGCACAATGCACGCTATTGGTAAGGGAATAGTTATTGCAGAAATACAACAACGCTCTAATGTAACTTATAGAATATATGATTTTGGACGTATTGGAGCAGACGGCAAAGCTAGAGAGCTTCATATTGATAAAGCACTAGATGTAACTAAATTAGAAAGTGTTGAAAATCCAAAAAAACAATACACTTTAAATGAATTTGATGGCTATAAAAAAGGTAATCTTTCTACCTGTGAATATTTCAATGTAGATTTATTAGATATTAAAACACAAGTTAATTTAAACTGTGATGAAACCTCTTTCCATTGTATTACTATTTTAGATGGTAATTGTATTATATCTGGAAAAGATAGTTTAAACATAAAAAAAGGTGAATCTATTTTTATCCCTGCAAGCTATGGAAATTATACTATAGCTGGTAAATGTAAAGCTATATTATCTACTTTATAA
- the rsgA gene encoding ribosome small subunit-dependent GTPase A: MQSYLEIIKKELKGQEILGRISAQYRDIYKVIVNDNEILAKVSGKFIYNSYSKEDYPVVGDYVLLDRDNDTKGNAIIEKIFERKTVFKRKDINNGQNEILASNIDYIFVCMALNNDFNLRRLERYITVCYESGATPVVILTKSDLCDDIESKVFEVENIAIGIDILVVSNLDKSCIKDIFNYLKCGITGCFVGSSGVGKSTLINNLLGEVKLETNGIRNDDKGRHTTTRREMFTLKNGSIVIDTPGMRELSVDSENIDKTFLDISELEKLCKFSDCTHTNEPKCAIREALENGTLCYKRYNNYLKLKEESKYINLNFKEIEKEKIKKMFGSKSEYKNAIRHIKNKR, translated from the coding sequence ATGCAATCATATTTAGAAATAATTAAAAAAGAGCTAAAAGGACAAGAAATTTTAGGAAGAATATCCGCTCAGTATAGAGATATATATAAAGTTATAGTTAATGATAATGAAATACTTGCAAAAGTATCTGGAAAATTTATTTATAATAGTTATAGTAAAGAAGATTATCCAGTAGTTGGAGATTATGTTTTATTAGATAGAGATAATGACACTAAAGGAAATGCTATAATCGAAAAAATATTTGAAAGAAAAACAGTATTTAAAAGGAAAGATATTAATAACGGGCAAAATGAAATATTAGCATCTAATATAGATTATATATTTGTCTGTATGGCTTTAAATAATGATTTTAATTTAAGAAGGCTTGAAAGGTATATTACAGTATGTTATGAAAGTGGAGCGACGCCAGTTGTTATATTAACAAAGTCAGACTTATGTGATGATATAGAAAGTAAAGTATTTGAAGTAGAAAATATTGCAATAGGTATAGATATTCTAGTAGTATCTAATCTAGATAAATCATGTATAAAAGATATTTTTAATTATTTAAAATGTGGTATTACAGGGTGCTTTGTAGGGTCTTCTGGTGTAGGTAAATCTACATTAATTAATAATTTATTAGGAGAAGTTAAATTAGAAACTAATGGTATTAGAAATGATGATAAAGGGCGACATACTACTACAAGAAGAGAAATGTTTACATTAAAAAATGGAAGTATTGTTATAGATACACCAGGTATGAGAGAATTGTCTGTAGATTCTGAAAATATTGATAAAACTTTTTTAGATATATCTGAATTAGAAAAATTATGTAAATTTTCTGATTGTACACATACTAATGAACCTAAATGTGCAATAAGAGAGGCACTAGAAAATGGAACTTTATGCTATAAAAGATATAATAATTATTTAAAATTAAAAGAAGAAAGTAAATATATAAACCTTAATTTTAAAGAAATAGAAAAAGAAAAGATTAAGAAAATGTTTGGAAGTAAATCCGAATATAAAAATGCTATAAGACATATAAAAAATAAAAGATAA
- a CDS encoding FMN-binding protein — protein sequence MSTKIVVVKLRDVIKKALLTIVGIIILGVIIYFFIPKDNSTAYNPGTYSSEIILHSNPVSVEVTVSKNEILDINLVNMGETQEVFYPLFERSIDDISAQIIENQSTDIVSSVDTSMTTNILVKAIDQALEQAKK from the coding sequence TTGAGTACAAAAATAGTTGTTGTAAAACTTAGAGATGTAATAAAAAAAGCTTTATTAACTATTGTAGGTATTATTATTTTAGGCGTTATTATCTATTTTTTCATTCCTAAAGATAATAGCACGGCATACAACCCTGGTACATATTCTTCTGAAATAATTCTACATAGTAATCCTGTGTCTGTTGAGGTTACTGTATCAAAAAATGAAATTTTAGATATTAATCTTGTTAATATGGGTGAAACACAGGAAGTTTTTTACCCTTTGTTTGAACGTTCTATTGATGATATATCTGCTCAAATAATAGAAAATCAAAGCACAGATATAGTAAGCTCTGTAGATACATCTATGACTACTAATATATTAGTTAAAGCAATTGACCAAGCATTAGAACAAGCTAAAAAATAA
- a CDS encoding PD-(D/E)XK nuclease family protein: protein MLNIYSLILKPKNKLYLTYSLSTLEGATKKPSIIIEKIKGIFPNLKEDIEDNNIDLISCPEVIFDNVFKSFNYTNNLDDNVKDIFTWFLNDNNFLEKIEHIKDGLLKIETNTDDYINKELLDKVYENNTIFSSVSKLEEFKKCPFSYFLKYILNIKERDTNILDYLKLGNIYHIILEEFSNKILKDNVNIESVTEQEVYLLIDTIVDNICKDEDLTSMFEASAKYKYYLSRIKKIVGISANAIINQIKEGLFIPQYFEINFDNINKNSNIYNSIKIGLKNNYEMILKGKIDRVDKLFIEDKEYIKILDYKSSNKKLSVDKVYYGLQLQILMYLDTFIKIEESMLNKDILPAGAFYFQVKEDLLEDNESEEKFKSKFDLKGIVAKDENVIKGFNKNEDSKKIKNVSSSETISMGEFKDLLLLSNIVTKEIGNDIVTGNIKVYPYKYKKDTGCENCNYKEICNFEILNKKEKYNNLKSIKDEELWQKIKEKIEENQN, encoded by the coding sequence ATGCTAAATATATATTCTTTAATTCTAAAGCCTAAAAATAAGCTATATTTAACATATTCTCTTAGTACGTTAGAAGGAGCTACTAAAAAGCCTTCTATAATAATTGAAAAAATTAAAGGTATTTTTCCAAATTTAAAAGAAGATATAGAAGATAATAATATTGATTTAATATCTTGTCCAGAGGTAATATTTGATAATGTTTTTAAAAGTTTTAATTATACAAATAATTTAGATGATAATGTAAAAGATATATTTACGTGGTTTTTAAATGATAATAATTTTTTAGAAAAAATAGAACATATAAAAGATGGTTTATTAAAAATAGAAACTAATACAGATGATTATATAAATAAAGAACTTTTAGATAAAGTTTATGAAAATAATACAATTTTTTCTAGTGTATCAAAATTAGAAGAGTTTAAAAAGTGTCCTTTTTCTTATTTTTTAAAGTATATACTTAATATAAAAGAAAGAGATACTAATATTTTAGACTATTTAAAACTTGGTAATATATACCATATTATATTAGAAGAATTTTCTAATAAAATTTTAAAAGATAATGTTAATATTGAAAGTGTTACAGAACAAGAAGTATATCTATTAATTGATACTATTGTAGATAATATTTGTAAAGATGAAGATTTGACAAGTATGTTTGAGGCTTCTGCTAAATATAAATATTATCTTAGTAGAATAAAAAAAATAGTAGGGATATCTGCTAATGCTATTATAAATCAAATAAAAGAAGGATTATTTATACCACAATATTTTGAAATAAATTTTGATAATATAAATAAAAATAGTAATATTTATAATAGTATAAAAATAGGGCTAAAAAATAATTATGAAATGATATTAAAAGGTAAAATAGACCGTGTTGATAAACTTTTTATTGAAGATAAAGAGTATATAAAAATATTAGATTATAAATCTTCAAATAAAAAGCTTAGTGTTGATAAAGTTTATTATGGTTTACAATTACAAATATTAATGTATTTAGATACATTTATAAAAATAGAAGAAAGTATGCTAAATAAAGACATATTACCAGCAGGTGCTTTTTATTTTCAAGTTAAGGAAGATTTATTAGAAGATAATGAAAGTGAAGAAAAGTTTAAAAGCAAATTTGATTTAAAAGGTATTGTTGCTAAAGATGAAAATGTTATAAAAGGATTTAATAAAAATGAAGATAGCAAAAAAATTAAAAATGTATCATCTAGCGAGACTATATCTATGGGAGAATTTAAAGATTTATTGTTATTATCTAATATAGTAACTAAAGAAATTGGTAATGATATAGTAACAGGTAATATAAAGGTATATCCTTATAAATATAAAAAAGATACAGGTTGTGAAAATTGTAATTATAAAGAAATTTGCAATTTTGAAATATTAAATAAAAAGGAAAAATATAATAATTTAAAATCTATTAAAGACGAAGAGTTGTGGCAAAAGATAAAAGAAAAAATAGAAGAAAATCAAAATTAA
- the hemA gene encoding glutamyl-tRNA reductase — protein sequence MNIKMIGIDHTKAPLEYREKVAFSKTRAVDFLEILKKDNNILGGVLISTCNRTEIWISYKNTLKNNIDDILCKFKNIDIYEYKKYFVYREDKEAVEHLFMVTSGLKSKILGEEQIITQVKNAVELSRDINFLDTTLNILFRNAITASKKIKTQVKFRKGSFSIIDSAIKRLENINIDIKNKNCLVIGNGEMGRLASETFIKNGANVTMTLRQHHKGDVIIPVGVEIINFLDRVEALPNFDIVVSTTSTNRYMLPYEEVSKVKLKEKVVFIDLAVPRDIDERIFNIKGTIGFNIDDFEIEESEIQDIDKNVQKAKVILNEYIENFYKWYFNKDLINIVFDISQKVSDDTIFRINKLVDDNTKNIVEKASKKSVEKLIFCLRDNMDTKDFKNIINILEKNYLNEDI from the coding sequence ATGAATATAAAAATGATAGGTATAGACCATACTAAAGCACCACTAGAATATAGAGAAAAAGTAGCTTTTAGTAAAACAAGAGCAGTTGATTTTTTGGAAATATTAAAAAAAGATAATAATATTTTAGGTGGTGTTTTAATATCTACTTGTAATAGGACAGAAATATGGATAAGCTACAAAAATACTTTAAAAAATAATATAGACGATATTTTATGCAAATTTAAGAATATAGACATATATGAGTATAAAAAATATTTTGTTTATAGAGAAGATAAAGAGGCAGTAGAGCATCTTTTTATGGTTACATCAGGGCTTAAATCTAAAATACTAGGGGAAGAACAAATTATTACCCAAGTAAAAAATGCTGTAGAACTATCACGAGATATTAATTTTTTAGATACTACTTTAAATATTTTATTTAGAAATGCTATAACGGCTAGTAAAAAAATTAAAACACAAGTAAAATTTAGAAAAGGTTCATTTTCAATTATAGACAGTGCTATAAAAAGATTAGAAAATATTAATATAGATATAAAAAATAAAAATTGCTTAGTAATAGGTAATGGAGAAATGGGAAGGCTAGCTAGTGAAACATTTATAAAAAATGGAGCTAACGTTACAATGACTCTTAGGCAACATCATAAGGGAGATGTAATTATTCCTGTTGGTGTAGAAATAATAAATTTTTTGGACAGAGTTGAGGCTTTGCCAAATTTTGATATAGTTGTATCAACAACTTCTACTAATCGATATATGTTGCCATATGAAGAAGTATCTAAAGTAAAATTAAAAGAAAAAGTAGTATTTATAGACTTAGCTGTACCTAGAGATATTGATGAAAGAATATTTAATATTAAAGGTACTATTGGATTTAATATAGATGATTTTGAAATAGAAGAAAGTGAAATACAAGATATTGATAAAAATGTACAAAAAGCAAAAGTTATTTTAAATGAATATATAGAAAATTTTTATAAATGGTATTTTAATAAAGATTTGATAAATATTGTTTTTGATATAAGTCAAAAAGTATCAGATGATACAATTTTTCGTATTAATAAATTAGTAGATGATAACACTAAAAATATTGTTGAAAAAGCATCAAAAAAATCGGTAGAGAAATTAATATTTTGCTTAAGAGACAATATGGATACAAAAGATTTTAAAAACATTATAAATATATTAGAAAAAAACTATTTAAACGAGGATATATAA
- a CDS encoding precorrin-2 dehydrogenase/sirohydrochlorin ferrochelatase family protein has translation MDNNFSYFPLFVNLQNKNIVIFGAGKIALRRVMSLINSGCKITIVAPNILEEFYKIDYENLIIIKDSYDIKYIENSFIVLAITNDKSVNNKIYLDCKENNIIVNVASDKDKCDFFFPGVIYKEDYTIGICGNGKNHSLVKNIVSRIKSFLT, from the coding sequence ATGGATAACAATTTTTCATACTTCCCACTTTTTGTTAATTTACAAAATAAAAATATAGTTATATTTGGGGCAGGCAAAATAGCTTTAAGACGTGTTATGTCATTAATAAATTCAGGTTGTAAAATAACTATTGTAGCACCAAATATATTAGAAGAATTTTATAAAATAGATTATGAAAATTTAATTATTATAAAAGATAGTTATGATATAAAATATATAGAAAATTCTTTTATAGTTTTAGCTATTACAAATGATAAAAGTGTAAATAATAAAATATATTTAGACTGTAAAGAAAATAATATAATAGTAAATGTAGCTAGCGATAAAGATAAATGTGATTTTTTCTTTCCAGGGGTTATATATAAAGAAGACTATACTATTGGGATTTGTGGAAATGGTAAAAATCATAGTTTAGTAAAAAATATAGTAAGTAGGATAAAAAGTTTTTTAACTTAA
- the hemC gene encoding hydroxymethylbilane synthase, protein MKVRIGSRESKLAVEQSNIVIRQLKEKYENIDIELITMKTTGDIILDKTLDKIGGKGLFIKELDRALISYKTDISVHSLKDMPMDIDENLPIVAYLKREKPTDVLILPKGVDTLDIKKPIGTSSKRRIFQLEKIYKGYSFKPVRGNILTRLEKLDNGEYSALILAYAGIKRLGLEDRICKIFNVDEILPACCQGIIAIQGKKGQDYSYLKVLNDKNTEYEAKCERAFVRELNGGCSLPISAFANIENDKIILKGFYADENNYIKEEITGNVEEYEKIGINLARKFKEIIK, encoded by the coding sequence TTGAAAGTAAGAATAGGAAGTAGAGAAAGCAAGCTAGCCGTAGAACAATCTAACATAGTTATACGACAGTTAAAAGAAAAATATGAAAATATAGATATAGAGCTTATAACTATGAAAACAACAGGGGACATTATTTTAGATAAAACTTTAGATAAAATAGGAGGAAAAGGCTTATTTATAAAAGAATTAGACAGGGCTTTAATTTCATATAAAACAGATATTTCTGTACATAGTTTAAAAGATATGCCTATGGATATAGATGAAAATTTACCTATTGTAGCATATTTAAAAAGAGAAAAACCAACAGATGTTTTAATATTACCTAAAGGTGTTGATACCCTAGATATTAAAAAGCCAATAGGCACAAGTAGTAAAAGACGTATTTTCCAGTTAGAAAAAATATATAAAGGATATAGCTTTAAGCCAGTGCGTGGAAATATTTTAACAAGGCTTGAAAAATTAGACAATGGTGAATATTCGGCACTTATTTTAGCTTATGCAGGTATAAAAAGGTTAGGGCTTGAAGATAGAATATGTAAAATATTTAATGTTGATGAAATATTACCTGCTTGTTGTCAAGGTATAATAGCTATACAAGGTAAAAAAGGACAAGATTATTCATATTTAAAAGTTTTAAATGATAAAAATACAGAATATGAGGCAAAATGTGAACGTGCTTTTGTTAGAGAGTTAAACGGTGGTTGTAGCTTACCTATATCTGCTTTTGCAAATATAGAAAATGATAAAATTATATTAAAAGGGTTTTATGCAGATGAAAATAACTACATAAAAGAAGAAATAACAGGGAATGTAGAAGAATATGAAAAGATAGGTATAAATTTAGCTCGAAAATTTAAGGAGATAATAAAATGA
- the cobA gene encoding uroporphyrinogen-III C-methyltransferase encodes MKKGKVWLVGAGPSDFELLTIKGKKIIEKADVILYDRLVSHSIISLANDNALTIDVGKCSNNHTMPQEEINKLLLKYALEGKQVVRLKGGDPFLFGRGGEELELLVENDIDFEVVNGITSAISVPAYNGIPVTHRDFVSSLHIITGHTKDNSSNIDFKSLVKLNGTLVFLMGVSSLKIICDGLIDAGMDKNMPVCILEKGTTANQRNIKATLSTIYEKSIKEKAKTPAIIIVGKVCSLSEKFDWKNRLPLSKTRVLVTRPKDINFTFCDMLRNNGAEVIDLPTIKTVPIQNKDIEETFNSLDYNYIVFTSPKGVEQFFYNMKLYKKDIRCLFNKKIAVVGKATKKAVEEKGLFIDIMPQNYSGKDLGYELLKYVNDNDKILIARAKEGNVDILNVLNSKNIIVKDLGIYETKYEKAKFVNFEFNYDDIVTFTSASTVIGFVNSVADFNLDYTKIKAICIGKQTEEEAKKYNFKTYVSNQPTLDSLLEKVIELAKKEI; translated from the coding sequence ATGAAAAAAGGAAAAGTTTGGCTTGTAGGAGCTGGTCCTTCAGATTTTGAATTGTTAACAATAAAAGGCAAAAAAATTATAGAAAAAGCAGATGTTATACTTTATGATAGGTTAGTATCTCATAGTATAATAAGCCTTGCTAATGATAATGCGTTAACTATAGATGTAGGAAAATGCTCTAATAATCACACTATGCCACAAGAAGAAATAAATAAGTTATTATTAAAATATGCTTTGGAAGGAAAACAGGTTGTAAGATTAAAAGGTGGAGACCCATTTTTATTTGGCAGAGGAGGAGAAGAGCTAGAGCTTTTGGTAGAAAATGATATAGACTTTGAAGTAGTAAATGGAATAACTTCTGCAATATCCGTGCCAGCTTATAATGGAATACCCGTTACCCATAGAGATTTTGTAAGTTCACTACATATCATAACAGGACATACAAAAGACAATAGCTCTAATATAGATTTTAAATCTCTTGTAAAATTAAATGGAACACTTGTTTTTTTAATGGGGGTATCATCTCTAAAAATAATATGTGATGGACTTATAGATGCTGGTATGGATAAAAATATGCCAGTATGTATTTTAGAAAAAGGAACTACTGCAAACCAAAGAAATATAAAAGCAACTCTTAGTACGATTTATGAAAAATCTATAAAAGAAAAAGCCAAAACACCAGCTATAATAATAGTAGGAAAAGTTTGTAGTCTATCTGAAAAATTTGATTGGAAAAATAGATTACCATTATCAAAAACAAGAGTTTTAGTTACAAGGCCTAAAGATATAAATTTTACATTTTGTGATATGCTTAGAAATAATGGAGCAGAAGTTATAGATTTGCCTACTATAAAAACAGTACCTATACAAAATAAAGATATAGAAGAAACTTTTAATAGCCTAGATTATAATTATATAGTTTTTACAAGTCCTAAAGGTGTGGAGCAATTTTTTTATAATATGAAATTATATAAAAAAGATATAAGGTGTTTGTTTAATAAAAAAATAGCAGTTGTAGGTAAGGCTACAAAAAAAGCAGTAGAAGAAAAAGGCTTATTTATTGATATTATGCCTCAAAATTATTCTGGAAAAGACTTAGGATATGAATTATTAAAATATGTAAATGATAACGATAAAATACTTATAGCTAGAGCAAAAGAAGGTAATGTAGATATTTTAAATGTATTAAATAGCAAAAATATAATAGTAAAAGATTTAGGAATATATGAAACTAAATATGAAAAAGCCAAATTTGTTAACTTTGAATTTAATTATGATGATATAGTAACATTTACTAGTGCATCAACAGTAATAGGATTTGTTAATTCTGTTGCAGATTTTAACTTAGATTATACAAAAATTAAAGCAATATGTATAGGTAAACAGACGGAAGAAGAGGCTAAAAAGTATAACTTTAAAACATATGTGTCTAACCAACCAACGCTTGATAGCTTATTAGAAAAAGTAATAGAATTAGCTAAAAAGGAGATTTAA